The DNA segment TCATAAAAGGAATTGCACACATTATTTATAATGAACCTCGGTTCCTCAAAAAGACCCATAGCCCTGGCAGGGTTACAGGAGTCATGGAAGGTTACCTTCCACTTATCGTTTCTATGGGGGGCAAGCTTTAGTTTATTATGTTTTATCAGGTCAGCGGTAAACTCTGCTATGTGAACCATCTTTGTGGATTTTGTATTTTCAAACCTTGTCCCTGTTATCGGGGAAACAGGTTCTTCCAGAAAATCTGCAGGCCCATTAAACGTGTCCATGTACTGGTGAATAGTCCTCCACATATGGCCGCATTCCCCTCCGAGAATCCACTTAACCCCCAACCTTTTCGCCTCAGCATATATCTTGTCGTTAAGACGTTTTGCCAGTTCCATCGAATGAAAGAGACCGAAGTTTCCCCCTTCAGAGGCATAGGCACTCCAGGTATAATCGAGACCGATTTCATGGAAAAGCATAAGGTAGCCAAGCAGTGTAAACCAGTGGGGGCTTGCAAAATAGTCCGCTGATGGAGCGATAAAGAGAATTTCCGCACCTTTTTTGTTTATAGGCAGATCAACCCTGATACCCGTCAGATCTTCTATCTCATCAACTGCAAATTCCAGGGTCTTTTTAAAGGCGTGGGGTGGAACGCCGAGGTGATTACCTGTCCTGAAGCAGTTGGATGCGGGCTCGATAACCCACTGGATATTGCAGCCGACAAGGTTCAGGAGTTCCCTTGCCATCATGGTAATCTCACAGGTATCGATGCCGAAAGGGCAATACACCGAGCAGCGCCTGCACTCCGTGCACTGAAAAAAATAATAAAACCATTCCTTCAACACATCCACTGTGAGTTCTCTCCCACCGGCAAGTTTTCCAAAGAGCTTCCCTCCAAGGGTAAAATATCTCCGGTAGACCGACCTTAAGAGTTCTGCCCGCAATACAGGCATATTTTTAGGGTCTCCTGAGCCAATAAAGAAATGACACTTGTCAGCGCATGCACCACACCGGACACAGATATCGAGAAAGAGCCGGAAGGAGCGATGTTTTTTTAGAAGCTTCTCCATTCCGTCGAGTATGATTTCTTTCCAGTTTGCAGGAAGTTTCCAGTCTGCATCGTGAGGCTGCCATTCCCTCTGGTTCGGTAGTTCCAGATATTGCTGATGTTTTAAAGGGGCACTGTAACAGTAAGTTCCTTTTCTAAAGGTAGGGGTGGTCTCCATCCAGCCCTGTGCCGGCGGGGATAGATTTATATCTAAGAGGTCATCCGGTTTTTTCAGTTCCTCAGCCATTACAACTCCCGTCCTCCCTCGTGTTTCATTCGTTTTTCTCTAAAGGCAGTCCAGCTTCTTTCATGGCGTCCCTGAAGTCATTCTCCCATTCCTCATAGGTGTGTAGCTTTACAGGATAGTTCCAGGGATTGACATGTCTCACCATACGGTTATTGTTCATCTGGTTGCGTGTGGGGCTGAAGAACACTCCAGCCATATGTATAATCTTGCTCACGGGTAAATACGCAAGGAAAACGCTCACGAGAAAGAGATGGAGGTAAAAAGCCAATCTTATCCCGGGAGGCACAACAGGATGGAAACTTACGAGCCCGAGGCTCAATCTTTTTATCTCAAGGAGGTCTACCTTGAAAATGTGTCGCATGAGGATCCCTGTTGATACGATACCTGCAATGAGAAAAAGGGTAAAGTAGTCAGAAGGGATAGAGATATATCGGATCTGTGGATAAATGACCCTTCTCAGGAAAAGGTACGTGAGGGCAACAATAATCAGTCCATCAGTGATAAAGAGGGCAGGAATGGTTAATTCAAAAATACCGTCAACACCTTGAAGAAAAAGTACGAAGGCAGGAATGGGTTCTGTAAAAAACCGCAAATGTTTCATCAGTATGAAAAGCAATGACCAGTGAAATAACAGCCCTCCCAGCCAGAGGAATTTATTTCCAGAAAAAACAAGCCTTCCCCCGTCTCTCAGTTCAACCCTGTCATTCCTGAAAAGTGAACGGAAGAGGAGCACCTCGAGGGCCATCCTCCCTATAACCCCTGCTCGGGTATAAGGACTTTCAATGTTATCAGCCTTTATCCAGGGGAGTGACTTCTGCTGGCCGCAGACAGTAGGGATGCAGAAAGGTTGCGGGGTTTTTGCCCACACAATGACACGGTAAATAATTCCACAAATGAATAAAAGAAAGGCTGTATAAGGTATCACGGCACCAAAAAGGGCATACATCCCGAATATCCCGACCCCGGCATACGCGATTGATAACAGGGATATAACTGCAAGGAAAGGATAGAAAGCCTTCATTTTTTTAGTCTACCTGTTTCATGATTTTAAGGAGTCTTAAGGCCATGTCTTTGCTGACCTTTGCCTCATTTACCCTTATCTCATAAATTTCTTCCCTGCATTTTAGATAAATATCAAAGGCAAGGGAGGCAAGCATGTCAATCTTTGTCTCAAACTGTAATAATTCAAATAGCATCTTGCTTTTATCATCCATCATCCATCGTCCCCTGGCCTCGCGCTGCGAAGCAGGGCAGGCCTCGTCCCTCGTCACTTCTTCCCTTACCGCCTTCTTAAGCAAAGAGACAAAAGAAATCGCCTGAGAGGGCATTAAATCCTGAACAGCCCTGATTCTTATAATACTGTCGAGAGCCGAAATAACCCTGTCAGAATCTCTCTCATATACCAGTTCATCAAAGAGGATTTCTGTCCCCTCAGAAATTATATGCCCAACGGGATTTGCAAATCTGTTCTTCTCCTGTTTTAAAAAATTTGAAGTAACGGGCTGGTAGCTCTCAAGTATTAAATCAAACCACTTTTCTAATATAACCTTTTTCTTCTTTAAAAGAAGTTCTTTTAAGTTCATAAAAATCTCTAAATCACAGTTTTAAACTGATTTCTTGCTTCTCTTTTTCGGTCGTTTTTTTCCGTGCGTTCCCCTCCATACTTTACCACGCCTGGAGCGTTTGTCGCCTTTCCCCATACCTGCCCTCCTATGATCTCTAAAATTTATCAGTATAAACGAACAGATTCCCGTCCGTTACAAACTTATTACCTCATTATGGAGGACAAAATCCAGAATCTCATCCATCGTTGCAATGTTACCAACAGCGATACTATCTGTGAGACGCAAATCCTGTACACATAACTTTCCTGCAAGAATTGTTACGCCTTTCTCTTCAAGGGCTTTCAGACGGGGAACTGCAGGCGAACCCTCTGCAAGGAGTTTCACTGCCATATTCCAGAATATCATCGCCTTCGGTCTATCTTCTCTTTTTGCAAGGGTTTCCAAGAGGTTCATGAGTATTGCGAATCCGAGGGTTTCGTCACCGCTGCCGACATACTCAGAACCAAAGACTATTACCTTGTCGCTGGTCTTATCCATTCCACACACCGATATAGCAGGTAATTTTTATTATTGTCACTCTTTCGCTCTCTGCTCCACGCTCTCTGCTGATTTAATGCCATTCCCAGTCTATAAACGGCTTCTTGACTTCCTCCATCCCGTTGACAATCAGTTCCGCAAGTCCGCCATAATATATACCGCATTCCTCCCAAACATTATAATAACTAAAGAGGTCCCGTATCTGTCCCTTACAGTTTGAGCACGGGGCACACACGTATTTTTTGATATCCGGCGCAATGACATCCTGAAAGGTCTCCAATATCTGTTTGAGTTTTACCCTCCCTGACACAACACTTCGCCAGTCAGGAAAATTCATTGATTGCATAATAGCAAATCCGCTCCCTCCACCGCAACAGTAATTCTCAACACCATGGGGTTCCATTTCCACAAATTGTGGACAAATTTTTCTGAGAATCCTCCTCTGGGGTTCCACAATACCCATGAGTCTCACCATGTTACATGGGTCATGAAGGGTGACGGGAAAGTTATTTTTGTTGGGATCTATCTTGATCCTTTCATTGCATACCAGATCTTCCAGTAATGGGAGGACACTTTCTCTCGGGATATTCAGGTCTCCTGTCAATACCCTATCGGCAACTACTATCATTGCCTTATGGGAGTGTCCGCACTCACCAACGTTAATCTTTTTTACCTTCAATTTTTTTGCAATCTCAGCATGTCGTATGGCAATTCTGGCAAGCTGAAAGTCATCGTACCAGACACCGTAATTGACCGCATCATATCCGACCAGCTCGCTCGAAAGCGTCCAGTCAATACCTGCCGCATCAAAAATGATTGCGAATGCTTCGGGATTTTCGGGCCATGAAAGAAATTCTCCTGCATTATGGATAAGCAGTATTTCTGCCCCTTCCTTATCAACAGGTATTTTAATCCTTTTACCTATCTTCTCCTCGATATCGTCTTCCATGAAACTGATAATATTGC comes from the Pseudomonadota bacterium genome and includes:
- a CDS encoding (Fe-S)-binding protein, whose amino-acid sequence is MAEELKKPDDLLDINLSPPAQGWMETTPTFRKGTYCYSAPLKHQQYLELPNQREWQPHDADWKLPANWKEIILDGMEKLLKKHRSFRLFLDICVRCGACADKCHFFIGSGDPKNMPVLRAELLRSVYRRYFTLGGKLFGKLAGGRELTVDVLKEWFYYFFQCTECRRCSVYCPFGIDTCEITMMARELLNLVGCNIQWVIEPASNCFRTGNHLGVPPHAFKKTLEFAVDEIEDLTGIRVDLPINKKGAEILFIAPSADYFASPHWFTLLGYLMLFHEIGLDYTWSAYASEGGNFGLFHSMELAKRLNDKIYAEAKRLGVKWILGGECGHMWRTIHQYMDTFNGPADFLEEPVSPITGTRFENTKSTKMVHIAEFTADLIKHNKLKLAPHRNDKWKVTFHDSCNPARAMGLFEEPRFIINNVCNSFYEMPENTIKERTFCCGSGAGLGADENIEMRLRGGFPRANAVKYVKETYGVNMVACMCAIDKASLPPLFEYWVPGVEVAGVHELVGNALVMKGETERKTNLRGEPLGE
- the dsrM gene encoding sulfate reduction electron transfer complex DsrMKJOP subunit DsrM, which codes for MKAFYPFLAVISLLSIAYAGVGIFGMYALFGAVIPYTAFLLFICGIIYRVIVWAKTPQPFCIPTVCGQQKSLPWIKADNIESPYTRAGVIGRMALEVLLFRSLFRNDRVELRDGGRLVFSGNKFLWLGGLLFHWSLLFILMKHLRFFTEPIPAFVLFLQGVDGIFELTIPALFITDGLIIVALTYLFLRRVIYPQIRYISIPSDYFTLFLIAGIVSTGILMRHIFKVDLLEIKRLSLGLVSFHPVVPPGIRLAFYLHLFLVSVFLAYLPVSKIIHMAGVFFSPTRNQMNNNRMVRHVNPWNYPVKLHTYEEWENDFRDAMKEAGLPLEKNE
- a CDS encoding RsbRD N-terminal domain-containing protein → MNLKELLLKKKKVILEKWFDLILESYQPVTSNFLKQEKNRFANPVGHIISEGTEILFDELVYERDSDRVISALDSIIRIRAVQDLMPSQAISFVSLLKKAVREEVTRDEACPASQREARGRWMMDDKSKMLFELLQFETKIDMLASLAFDIYLKCREEIYEIRVNEAKVSKDMALRLLKIMKQVD
- a CDS encoding 30S ribosomal protein THX, producing the protein MGKGDKRSRRGKVWRGTHGKKRPKKRSKKSV
- a CDS encoding sulfurtransferase-like selenium metabolism protein YedF; translated protein: MDKTSDKVIVFGSEYVGSGDETLGFAILMNLLETLAKREDRPKAMIFWNMAVKLLAEGSPAVPRLKALEEKGVTILAGKLCVQDLRLTDSIAVGNIATMDEILDFVLHNEVISL
- a CDS encoding (Fe-S)-binding protein, encoding MMKIEDISKKNDQLIKITPSDLMPLPYPYDDPKKDPAITELTDEQKSRYEASLDGVVAIGIPRPKTVEEEKTFVEKFLSGLEKLLSKENNWTFLQPLIHSLEYCVKCQLCNDSCPVYIASGRKEIYRPTYRPEILRRIINKYLKKRGGILSKLTGSDIDLNWTLVARLAELAYRCTLCRKCAQVCPLGVDNGLISHEIRKLFSQELGIAPKELHEQGTVQQLKAGSSTGITPKALSNIISFMEDDIEEKIGKRIKIPVDKEGAEILLIHNAGEFLSWPENPEAFAIIFDAAGIDWTLSSELVGYDAVNYGVWYDDFQLARIAIRHAEIAKKLKVKKINVGECGHSHKAMIVVADRVLTGDLNIPRESVLPLLEDLVCNERIKIDPNKNNFPVTLHDPCNMVRLMGIVEPQRRILRKICPQFVEMEPHGVENYCCGGGSGFAIMQSMNFPDWRSVVSGRVKLKQILETFQDVIAPDIKKYVCAPCSNCKGQIRDLFSYYNVWEECGIYYGGLAELIVNGMEEVKKPFIDWEWH